The sequence below is a genomic window from bacterium.
CCGAAGAGCGCGACGTGCCCGAGCGCCGCGACGGCGAAGGAGCCGAAGTCCGCGCCCGCGGGGAGACGGATTCGGACCTTCACGCCCATCAGCGGCCCCGGTCGCGCGCCGCGGGCTTGGTGACGAGCGCGACGCGGGAGATCCCCGCCGCGCGCAGCGCGTCCATCGCCGCGAGCACCCGCCCGTAGGCGACGTCGGCGTCCCCTTCGAGGTAGACCGCCGCGTCGGCCGCCGCGCCGCCGCGGGCCTTGACCTCCTCCACGAGGAGCGAGTCGAGCACCGGGCGCTGGTCCACGTAGAACTGGCCGCGGCGGTCCACCGTGACGTGGATCCGCTTCTCCTGGATCTCCTCGCCGGTCGCCGCCTGAGGCAGCCCGACCTCGATCCCGCGCGTCATCATCGGCGCGGAGACCATGAAGATGATCAGGAGCACGAGCATCACGTCCACCATCGGCGTGACGTTGATCTCGGCGAGGGCCGTGCGCGGCCCGCGTTCGGCTCTGTAGCCCATCGCCGCTACAGGCCGTTGCGGCGACGCCGCTTGGCGAGCAGATGGGCGAAGTCGTACTGGAACTCGTCCATCTCGATGATCGCCACCCGCACCTGCCGCAGGAAGCTGTTGTAGGCGATCGCCGCCGGGATCGCGGCGAAGAGGCCGACCGCGGTGGCGATCAGCGCCTCGGCGATGCCCGGGGCGTAGCTCTCGAGGTTCGCCGCGCCGCTCATGCCGATGCGGCGGAACGACTCCATGATCCCCCAGACCGTGCCGAAGAGGCCGACGAACGGAGAGGTGCTGGCGCAGGTGGCGAGGAAGGTCAGCGAGCGCTCGAGGCCGCGGGTGTTCGCCGCGGCGGCGCGCTCCATCATCCGCTTCACGTCCTCGACGGCGTCGTCGTCGATCGCCCGCCCGCCTTCGCGGCTCTCCACGGCCAGTTGGCTGACCTCGTGGAAGGCGGCCTTGAAGATCGAGACGACGGGGGAGTGGGTCCACTTTTCCGAGGCGTCGCG
It includes:
- a CDS encoding MotA/TolQ/ExbB proton channel family protein — protein: MSIALAAGSAVGADVLSLVSDAGPIAKCVLGLLLVASLVSWTIIVERGRHFRKANAETRSFLQRFHGGSRLAELRDASEKWTHSPVVSIFKAAFHEVSQLAVESREGGRAIDDDAVEDVKRMMERAAAANTRGLERSLTFLATCASTSPFVGLFGTVWGIMESFRRIGMSGAANLESYAPGIAEALIATAVGLFAAIPAAIAYNSFLRQVRVAIIEMDEFQYDFAHLLAKRRRRNGL
- a CDS encoding biopolymer transporter ExbD is translated as MGYRAERGPRTALAEINVTPMVDVMLVLLIIFMVSAPMMTRGIEVGLPQAATGEEIQEKRIHVTVDRRGQFYVDQRPVLDSLLVEEVKARGGAAADAAVYLEGDADVAYGRVLAAMDALRAAGISRVALVTKPAARDRGR